From Nitratidesulfovibrio vulgaris str. Hildenborough, a single genomic window includes:
- a CDS encoding ABC transporter substrate-binding protein, with translation MPHPSRHNPALVRLALALLFALLTGLAACTPDDPDAEHPGRVPGVTEATIRLGSSLPLTGHARYLGVETLRGALAYINHVNDSGGVHGRRIELDARDDGYDPPRCLANTQEQLISGEVFALTCYVGTPTTMRILPLVDEARIPLVGAFTGANGLRDPFSRYVFNVRASYYQETDAAVRHLVHDLGLTRIAVFYQYDAYGFDGLTGTELALRELGLAPVARGSYARGTDNIEDGLHRIIASDAEAVLMVGTSEPTARFIRMAEEAGFDAVYHALSFTGAEELARLLGHTDAKVLLSQVVPPPDAPEAPAILGCTTEYVNLLKRYYPDATPSAIGLEGYINARILVEGLRRAGPDLTREGFVRALESLRDYPLGGRTVVSFSPESRQGMGSVYFTRLVGGRFELMREAGAPPSAARPASNKGGQP, from the coding sequence TTGCCCCATCCGTCGCGCCACAACCCCGCGCTCGTGAGGCTTGCGCTCGCCCTTCTGTTCGCCCTGCTGACGGGCCTTGCGGCCTGCACGCCCGACGACCCCGACGCAGAACACCCCGGCAGGGTTCCCGGCGTCACGGAAGCCACCATCCGCCTTGGCTCGTCGCTACCCCTCACCGGCCACGCCCGGTATCTCGGTGTCGAGACACTGCGCGGGGCACTGGCCTACATCAACCACGTCAACGATTCCGGCGGGGTACACGGTCGACGCATCGAACTGGACGCCCGTGACGATGGCTACGACCCCCCGCGCTGTCTCGCCAACACGCAGGAACAGCTCATCTCCGGAGAGGTGTTCGCCCTCACCTGCTATGTGGGCACCCCCACCACCATGCGCATCCTGCCGCTTGTCGACGAGGCGCGCATCCCCCTCGTGGGGGCGTTCACAGGTGCCAACGGGTTGCGCGACCCCTTCAGCCGCTACGTGTTCAACGTCCGGGCCTCGTACTATCAGGAGACCGACGCCGCCGTGCGGCATCTCGTCCACGACCTCGGGCTCACGCGCATCGCCGTCTTCTACCAGTATGACGCCTACGGCTTCGACGGCCTCACGGGCACTGAACTGGCGTTGCGCGAACTAGGCCTCGCCCCTGTGGCGCGAGGCTCATACGCCAGAGGGACGGACAACATCGAAGACGGGCTGCACCGCATCATCGCCTCCGATGCAGAGGCTGTTCTCATGGTCGGCACCTCCGAACCCACAGCCCGGTTCATCCGCATGGCAGAGGAGGCGGGCTTCGATGCCGTCTACCACGCCCTGTCGTTCACGGGCGCGGAGGAACTGGCGCGTCTTCTGGGCCACACCGACGCCAAGGTGCTGCTCTCACAGGTCGTGCCCCCGCCGGACGCCCCCGAGGCCCCTGCCATTCTCGGCTGCACCACGGAGTACGTGAATCTCCTGAAGCGCTACTATCCCGACGCCACACCCAGTGCCATCGGCCTTGAAGGCTACATCAACGCGCGCATTCTCGTCGAAGGGTTGCGGCGTGCCGGCCCCGACCTCACACGTGAGGGGTTCGTCCGCGCGCTGGAGTCGTTGCGCGACTACCCCCTCGGGGGACGCACGGTGGTGAGCTTCTCGCCCGAAAGCAGGCAGGGCATGGGCAGCGTCTACTTCACCCGCCTTGTCGGGGGTCGCTTCGAACTCATGCGCGAGGCGGGTGCCCCGCCCTCGGCAGCCAGACCCGCCAGCAACAAGGGGGGGCAGCCATGA
- a CDS encoding transposase, which yields MNPTEIVQASSSEEAARKLLLDICWAGGRRFCPRCGGDRLYGLSGGRHRCAGCKYTFQDFAGRWINNGGLPADAWLRLVTLFAAEATAHQMAGELGLSYNATYKAVTTLRFAILAHAPDARQLLGPETGLGAYLKGRKLTGLPSSHGRGPVPVFGILERNGWVFIDLVSGLSAETVFHFNHSFHLRIERAGYLVHTAPYRQYDALVLSGDDSLPYEYIRKVETPPSQRREGVFTRYAVERIKAFKGVSPQRFPLYLKELEFRYNHRGEALEPLLLRYLCDMVPDMEFRHP from the coding sequence ATGAATCCCACCGAAATCGTTCAGGCCTCGTCCTCGGAGGAGGCGGCGCGCAAGCTGCTGCTCGATATCTGCTGGGCGGGGGGGCGTCGCTTCTGTCCGCGCTGCGGCGGTGACAGGCTGTACGGTCTTTCAGGCGGGCGGCACCGTTGCGCCGGGTGCAAGTACACGTTTCAGGACTTCGCGGGGCGCTGGATCAATAACGGCGGGCTCCCTGCGGACGCATGGCTGCGGCTGGTGACCCTCTTCGCGGCGGAGGCGACAGCCCACCAGATGGCGGGCGAGCTCGGGCTTTCGTACAATGCCACCTACAAGGCCGTGACGACGTTACGTTTCGCCATTCTCGCCCATGCGCCCGACGCACGGCAGTTGCTTGGGCCGGAGACAGGGCTGGGGGCCTATCTCAAGGGGCGCAAGCTCACGGGACTGCCCTCGTCACACGGGCGCGGCCCCGTACCGGTCTTCGGCATACTCGAACGCAACGGATGGGTGTTCATCGACCTTGTCTCCGGTCTTTCGGCGGAGACGGTGTTCCACTTCAACCACAGCTTCCACCTGCGCATCGAACGGGCGGGTTACCTCGTTCACACGGCCCCCTACCGGCAGTACGACGCACTGGTGCTCTCCGGTGACGATTCACTACCCTACGAGTACATCCGCAAGGTGGAGACTCCCCCTTCGCAGCGGCGCGAGGGCGTCTTCACCCGTTACGCCGTGGAACGCATCAAGGCGTTCAAGGGCGTCTCGCCGCAGCGTTTCCCCCTGTATCTCAAGGAACTCGAGTTCCGGTACAACCACAGGGGCGAGGCCCTTGAACCGCTGCTGCTGCGCTACCTGTGCGACATGGTGCCCGACATGGAGTTCCGTCATCCCTGA
- a CDS encoding acetate--CoA ligase family protein, with protein sequence MQPAINWKRIDACFEEAAREGRDILLEYETYELLRNSGAESVPLVNLLARGARPSNEELLAFPGDKVVMKIVSPTILHKTDVGGVKIIDKHPGKIRSTWRRMLDEVPERFAAWLEHHPGGAPAAYTGLTGDPLREAVARDVRGVLMCQFMPPDSSAFGNELLMSLRRTREFGMVITAGLGGTDTELYAQRFRKGQAVASASVELTDADTFFDLFRRTIAYEKLAGRTRGQGRIVSDDQLLECVASFIAMGRHYSPENPAAPFVIEELEINPFAFTDYQMVPLDGLCRFSRPAARRAPRPVERIAGLVHPRRIGIIGVSDKRANFGRTILDNILAAGFPASDVVVVHPSCDEVAGVRCTPDLKGMGRLDLFVVAVGAEQVPAIVDGLVEDDLAEAVLLIPGGLGEKAGSEERAAAVRARIDEAHAQGGGPVFLGGNSLGVLSRPGRFDTIFIPDAKLPKPQGQGGRSAFISQSGAFLVTRVSRLVDHIDPAYLVSIGNQTDLTAGDLLTWFKDVPDLGVLAVYMEGFADDDGLSFCRAVRDAVACGRDVVFYKAGRTPEGKSATAGHTASVAGDYMVCTSCVRQAGALVAESFAEFEDLYRLAVHFHGVTVRGDRIAAVSGAGFEAVGMADSISGDDFRVRLATLSPETARQLRDELAAHRLDRLVDVRNPLDINPAADDALHARTVSLLAADPGVDAVVVGVVPLSPAMQTLPAGMRDGDSLDAPGSIATLLPETVRGLAKPVIAVVDGGALYDPLVERLEAGGVLVFRSCDRAVAALAKYLEGRLYAATLRPFCTE encoded by the coding sequence ATGCAGCCCGCCATCAACTGGAAACGCATCGACGCCTGCTTCGAGGAAGCCGCCCGAGAGGGGCGTGACATCCTTCTGGAATACGAGACCTACGAACTCCTGCGCAACTCGGGGGCGGAATCGGTGCCGCTGGTCAACCTGCTGGCGCGGGGTGCGCGCCCCTCCAACGAAGAGCTTCTTGCCTTCCCCGGCGACAAGGTGGTGATGAAGATCGTCTCGCCCACCATCCTGCACAAGACCGACGTGGGCGGCGTGAAGATCATCGACAAGCATCCCGGAAAGATACGCTCGACGTGGCGCAGGATGCTCGACGAGGTGCCGGAGCGTTTCGCCGCATGGCTCGAACACCACCCCGGCGGGGCTCCGGCCGCCTATACAGGGCTCACGGGCGACCCCCTGCGCGAAGCCGTGGCACGCGACGTGCGCGGCGTGCTCATGTGCCAGTTCATGCCACCCGACTCTTCCGCCTTCGGCAACGAACTGCTCATGAGCCTGCGCCGCACCCGCGAATTCGGCATGGTCATCACGGCGGGTCTCGGCGGGACGGATACCGAACTGTACGCCCAGCGGTTCCGCAAGGGGCAGGCTGTGGCCTCCGCCTCTGTCGAACTCACCGACGCCGACACGTTCTTCGACCTGTTCCGGCGCACCATCGCCTACGAGAAACTGGCGGGCCGCACCCGTGGGCAGGGGCGCATCGTCTCCGACGACCAGTTGCTGGAGTGCGTCGCCTCTTTCATCGCCATGGGACGCCATTATTCGCCGGAGAACCCGGCAGCACCCTTCGTCATCGAAGAACTCGAGATCAACCCCTTCGCCTTCACCGACTACCAGATGGTACCGCTTGACGGCCTGTGCCGCTTCTCGCGCCCCGCCGCACGCCGTGCACCGCGCCCCGTCGAACGCATCGCCGGGCTTGTGCACCCGAGACGCATCGGCATCATCGGGGTCTCCGACAAGAGAGCCAACTTCGGGCGCACCATCCTCGACAACATCCTCGCGGCGGGCTTTCCCGCCTCCGACGTGGTCGTGGTGCACCCCTCGTGCGACGAGGTGGCGGGCGTGCGCTGCACCCCCGACCTCAAGGGCATGGGTCGCCTCGACCTCTTCGTGGTGGCCGTGGGTGCGGAACAGGTGCCTGCCATCGTGGACGGTCTCGTCGAGGACGACCTTGCCGAGGCGGTATTGCTCATCCCCGGCGGACTTGGTGAGAAGGCAGGCAGCGAAGAGCGTGCCGCGGCCGTGCGCGCCCGCATCGACGAAGCCCACGCACAGGGCGGCGGGCCGGTCTTTCTTGGCGGCAACTCGCTGGGCGTGCTTTCGCGCCCCGGCAGGTTCGACACCATCTTCATTCCCGACGCCAAGCTCCCCAAGCCACAGGGACAGGGCGGACGGTCGGCCTTCATCAGCCAGAGCGGGGCGTTTCTGGTGACGCGGGTCAGCAGGCTGGTCGACCACATCGACCCGGCATACCTCGTCTCCATCGGCAACCAGACCGACCTCACGGCGGGCGACCTGCTCACATGGTTCAAGGATGTGCCCGACCTTGGGGTACTGGCGGTCTACATGGAGGGCTTCGCCGACGACGACGGGCTCTCATTCTGCCGTGCCGTGCGCGATGCCGTGGCCTGCGGGCGCGACGTGGTGTTCTACAAGGCGGGACGCACACCCGAGGGCAAGAGCGCCACGGCGGGGCACACGGCCTCGGTGGCGGGCGACTACATGGTCTGCACCTCATGCGTGCGACAGGCGGGGGCCCTTGTGGCGGAGAGTTTCGCCGAATTCGAAGACCTGTACCGCCTCGCCGTGCATTTCCACGGAGTCACCGTGCGGGGCGACCGCATCGCCGCCGTCAGCGGGGCGGGCTTCGAGGCCGTAGGCATGGCCGACAGCATCAGCGGCGACGATTTCAGGGTGCGGCTGGCCACCCTGTCACCCGAAACGGCGCGGCAACTCCGTGATGAACTGGCGGCGCACAGACTCGACAGGCTGGTGGACGTGCGCAACCCGCTGGACATCAATCCGGCGGCTGACGATGCCCTGCACGCCCGCACCGTGTCCCTGCTTGCCGCCGACCCCGGTGTGGACGCCGTGGTGGTAGGAGTCGTGCCCCTCTCGCCCGCCATGCAGACACTCCCCGCAGGCATGCGGGATGGCGATTCGCTGGATGCCCCGGGAAGCATCGCGACGCTGCTGCCCGAAACGGTGCGGGGCCTCGCGAAGCCCGTCATCGCCGTGGTGGACGGTGGGGCACTGTACGACCCGCTGGTGGAACGTCTGGAGGCCGGAGGGGTGCTGGTGTTCCGCTCATGCGACCGCGCGGTGGCAGCCCTCGCCAAATATCTCGAAGGTCGCCTCTACGCCGCTACGCTTCGGCCGTTCTGTACCGAATGA
- the fdnG gene encoding formate dehydrogenase-N subunit alpha: MTVTRRHFLKLSAGAAVAGAFTGLGLSLAPTVARAELQKLQWAKQTTSICCYCAVGCGLIVHTAKDGQGRAVNVEGDPDHPINEGSLCPKGASIFQLGENDQRGTQPLYRAPFSDTWKPVTWDFALTEIAKRIKKTRDASFTEKNAAGDLVNRTEAIASFGSAAMDNEECWAYGNILRSLGLVYIEHQARIUHSPTVPALAESFGRGAMTNHWNDLANSDCILIMGSNAAENHPIAFKWVLRAKDKGATLIHVDPRFTRTSARCDVYAPIRSGADIPFLGGLIKYILDNKLYFTDYVREYTNASLIVGEKFSFKDGLFSGYDAANKKYDKSMWAFELDANGVPKRDPALKHPRCVINLLKKHYERYNLDKVAAITGTSKEQLQQVYKAYAATGKPDKAGTIMYAMGWTQHSVGVQNIRAMAMIQLLLGNIGVAGGGVNALRGESNVQGSTDQGLLAHIWPGYNPVPNSKAATLELYNAATPQSKDPMSVNWWQNRPKYVASYLKALYPDEEPAAAYDYLPRIDAGRKLTDYFWLNIFEKMDKGEFKGLFAWGMNPACGGANANKNRKAMGKLEWLVNVNLFENETSSFWKGPGMNPAEIGTEVFFLPCCVSIEKEGSVANSGRWMQWRYRGPKPYAETKPDGDIMLDMFKKVRELYAKEGGAYPAPIAKLNIADWEEHNEFSPTKVAKLMNGYFLKDTEVGGKQFKKGQQVPSFAFLTADGSTCSGNWLHAGSFTDAGNLMARRDKTQTPEQARIGLFPNWSFCWPVNRRILYNRASVDKTGKPWNPAKAVIEWKDGKWVGDVVDGGGDPGTKHPFIMQTHGFGALYGPGREEGPFPEHYEPLECPVSKNPFSKQLHNPVAFQIEGEKKAVCDPRYPFIGTTYRVTEHWQTGLMTRRCAWLVEAEPQIFCEISKELAKLRGIGNGDTVKVSSLRGALEAVAIVTERIRPFKIEGVDVHMVGLPWHYGWMVPKNGGDTANLLTPSAGDPNTGIPETKAFMVDVRKV, encoded by the coding sequence ATGACAGTCACACGCAGACATTTCCTCAAATTGAGCGCCGGGGCCGCCGTGGCAGGTGCTTTCACGGGGCTCGGACTCAGCCTCGCGCCCACGGTGGCGCGGGCCGAGTTGCAGAAACTCCAGTGGGCGAAACAGACCACATCCATATGCTGCTACTGTGCGGTGGGTTGCGGTCTCATCGTCCATACCGCCAAGGACGGACAGGGCCGCGCCGTGAACGTCGAGGGCGACCCCGACCATCCCATCAACGAAGGTTCGCTCTGTCCCAAGGGCGCATCCATCTTCCAGCTTGGCGAGAACGACCAGCGCGGCACGCAGCCGCTCTACCGCGCCCCCTTCAGTGATACATGGAAGCCGGTGACGTGGGACTTCGCCCTCACCGAGATCGCCAAGCGCATCAAGAAGACCCGTGACGCCTCGTTCACCGAGAAGAACGCGGCGGGTGATCTGGTCAACCGCACCGAGGCCATCGCCTCGTTCGGTTCGGCCGCCATGGACAACGAGGAGTGCTGGGCCTACGGGAACATCCTCCGCAGCCTCGGCCTGGTGTACATCGAGCACCAGGCGCGTATCTGACACAGCCCCACTGTACCGGCTCTGGCAGAGTCGTTCGGTCGCGGTGCAATGACGAATCACTGGAACGATCTCGCGAACAGTGATTGTATTCTCATCATGGGCAGCAATGCTGCCGAAAACCACCCCATCGCCTTCAAGTGGGTGCTGCGCGCCAAGGACAAGGGCGCCACGCTCATCCACGTGGACCCGCGCTTCACGCGCACCTCGGCACGTTGCGATGTCTACGCGCCCATCCGTAGCGGCGCGGACATCCCGTTCCTCGGCGGTCTCATCAAGTACATTCTCGACAACAAGCTCTATTTCACGGACTACGTGCGCGAGTACACCAACGCCTCGCTCATCGTGGGCGAGAAGTTCTCGTTCAAGGACGGGCTCTTCTCCGGCTACGACGCGGCGAACAAGAAGTACGACAAGAGCATGTGGGCCTTCGAACTCGATGCCAACGGCGTGCCCAAGCGCGACCCGGCACTCAAGCACCCGCGCTGCGTCATCAACCTGCTGAAGAAGCACTACGAGCGGTACAACCTCGACAAGGTCGCCGCCATCACCGGCACGTCGAAGGAACAGCTGCAGCAGGTCTACAAGGCCTACGCCGCCACCGGCAAGCCCGACAAGGCGGGCACCATCATGTACGCCATGGGCTGGACGCAGCACTCCGTCGGTGTGCAGAACATCCGCGCCATGGCCATGATACAGCTGCTGCTGGGCAACATCGGCGTGGCGGGGGGCGGCGTCAACGCGCTTCGCGGCGAGTCCAACGTGCAGGGTTCCACCGACCAGGGGCTGCTGGCCCACATCTGGCCCGGTTACAACCCCGTGCCCAACAGCAAGGCCGCCACGCTTGAGCTGTACAATGCCGCCACGCCCCAGTCCAAGGACCCCATGAGCGTCAACTGGTGGCAGAACAGGCCCAAGTATGTGGCCAGCTACCTCAAGGCGCTGTACCCGGACGAAGAACCCGCGGCGGCCTACGACTATCTGCCGCGCATCGACGCCGGCAGGAAGCTCACCGACTACTTCTGGCTGAACATCTTCGAGAAGATGGACAAGGGCGAGTTCAAGGGCCTTTTCGCGTGGGGCATGAACCCCGCCTGCGGCGGCGCCAACGCCAACAAGAACCGCAAGGCCATGGGCAAACTCGAATGGCTGGTCAACGTGAACCTCTTCGAGAACGAGACCAGTTCGTTCTGGAAGGGGCCGGGCATGAACCCCGCCGAGATAGGCACCGAGGTCTTCTTCCTGCCGTGCTGCGTCTCCATCGAGAAGGAAGGTTCGGTGGCGAACTCGGGCCGCTGGATGCAGTGGCGCTATCGCGGGCCCAAGCCCTACGCCGAGACCAAGCCCGACGGCGACATCATGCTCGACATGTTCAAGAAGGTGCGTGAGCTCTACGCCAAGGAAGGGGGAGCCTACCCCGCACCGATCGCGAAGCTGAACATCGCCGACTGGGAAGAGCACAACGAGTTCTCGCCCACCAAGGTGGCGAAACTCATGAACGGCTACTTCCTGAAGGATACCGAAGTGGGCGGCAAGCAGTTCAAGAAGGGCCAGCAGGTGCCCAGCTTCGCCTTCCTCACCGCCGACGGTTCGACCTGTTCGGGCAACTGGCTGCATGCCGGTTCGTTCACCGACGCGGGCAACCTGATGGCCCGCCGTGACAAGACCCAGACGCCGGAACAGGCGCGCATCGGCCTGTTCCCCAACTGGTCGTTCTGCTGGCCCGTCAACCGGCGCATCCTCTACAACCGTGCCTCCGTGGACAAGACCGGCAAGCCGTGGAATCCGGCCAAGGCCGTCATCGAATGGAAGGACGGCAAGTGGGTGGGCGACGTGGTGGACGGTGGCGGCGACCCCGGCACCAAGCATCCCTTCATCATGCAGACGCATGGCTTCGGCGCACTGTACGGCCCCGGTCGTGAAGAGGGTCCCTTCCCCGAGCATTACGAACCCCTCGAGTGCCCGGTGTCCAAGAACCCCTTCTCGAAGCAGCTGCACAACCCCGTGGCGTTCCAGATCGAAGGCGAGAAGAAGGCGGTGTGCGATCCGCGCTACCCCTTCATCGGCACGACCTATCGCGTCACGGAGCACTGGCAGACCGGCCTCATGACCCGCCGTTGCGCGTGGCTCGTCGAAGCCGAACCCCAGATCTTCTGCGAGATCAGCAAGGAACTGGCGAAGCTGCGCGGCATAGGCAACGGCGACACCGTCAAGGTGTCGAGCCTGCGCGGTGCGCTTGAAGCCGTCGCCATCGTCACGGAGCGCATCAGACCCTTCAAGATCGAAGGTGTCGATGTCCACATGGTGGGCCTGCCGTGGCATTACGGCTGGATGGTGCCGAAGAACGGCGGCGACACGGCCAACCTGCTGACCCCGTCTGCGGGCGACCCGAACACCGGCATTCCGGAAACCAAGGCGTTCATGGTGGACGTCCGCAAGGTCTAG
- a CDS encoding 4Fe-4S dicluster domain-containing protein encodes MGKMFFVDLSRCTACRGCQIACKQWKNLPAEETRNTGSHQNPPDLSYVTLKTVRFTEKSRKGPGIDWLFFPEQCRHCVEPPCKGQADVDLEGAVVKDETTGAVLFTELTAKVDGESVRSACPYDIPRIDPVTKRLSKCDMCNDRVQNGLLPACVKTCPTGTMNFGDEQEMLALAEKRLAEVKKTYPGAVLGDPNDVRVVYLFTRDPKDFYEHAVADLAPSMMTRQQLFARLFRPRA; translated from the coding sequence ATGGGAAAGATGTTCTTCGTAGACCTGAGCCGCTGCACGGCGTGCCGCGGTTGTCAGATAGCCTGCAAGCAGTGGAAGAACCTGCCTGCCGAGGAGACTCGCAACACGGGGTCGCACCAGAACCCGCCAGACCTCTCCTATGTCACGCTCAAGACCGTGCGCTTCACCGAGAAGTCCCGCAAGGGACCGGGCATCGACTGGCTGTTCTTCCCCGAACAGTGCCGCCATTGCGTGGAACCCCCCTGCAAGGGGCAGGCGGATGTCGACCTCGAAGGGGCGGTGGTGAAGGACGAGACGACAGGAGCCGTGCTGTTCACTGAACTCACGGCCAAGGTGGATGGCGAGAGCGTGCGTTCGGCGTGCCCCTATGACATCCCGCGCATCGACCCGGTCACCAAGCGGCTGTCGAAGTGCGACATGTGCAATGACAGGGTACAGAACGGCCTGTTGCCTGCCTGCGTGAAGACCTGTCCTACCGGGACCATGAACTTCGGCGATGAGCAGGAGATGCTCGCCCTCGCCGAGAAGCGTCTTGCGGAAGTGAAGAAGACATACCCCGGTGCGGTGCTGGGCGACCCCAACGACGTGCGTGTGGTGTATCTCTTCACCCGTGATCCCAAGGACTTCTACGAACATGCGGTGGCCGACCTCGCGCCATCCATGATGACCCGGCAGCAACTGTTCGCACGGTTGTTCCGGCCACGTGCCTGA
- a CDS encoding molybdopterin-guanine dinucleotide biosynthesis protein MobB, producing MSSADKEQSVKAISIIGFKNSGKTTLTARLADAIEARGLTVAIAKHTHHGLDKPDTDTSRLMKPKRTIIGVGEDECAVFWSTQRHLADLLPLVRADVLLVEGGKSLGWLPRILCLREADEVKALDRGLALATWGKVGAPPLPHFGADEMDGLASLVLERAFLLPGLDCGACGQEDCAGLGRMVVAGDATPQDCCSVEGDLAITVNGHAVGLNPFVERIVAGALRGMLAELKGFTPGGDVVIRMPRG from the coding sequence ATGTCCTCTGCAGACAAGGAGCAATCTGTGAAAGCCATAAGCATCATCGGATTCAAGAATTCCGGCAAGACCACGCTCACGGCACGCCTTGCCGATGCCATCGAGGCGCGCGGCCTTACGGTGGCCATCGCCAAGCATACCCATCACGGACTCGACAAGCCCGATACCGACACATCCAGACTGATGAAGCCGAAGCGGACAATCATCGGCGTGGGCGAGGACGAGTGCGCCGTGTTCTGGTCGACGCAACGTCATCTGGCCGACCTTCTCCCCCTCGTGAGGGCCGATGTGCTGCTGGTGGAGGGGGGCAAGAGCCTTGGCTGGTTGCCGCGCATCCTCTGCCTGCGCGAGGCGGACGAGGTGAAGGCGCTGGACAGGGGACTCGCCCTCGCCACGTGGGGGAAGGTGGGAGCACCGCCCCTGCCGCACTTCGGCGCAGACGAGATGGACGGTCTGGCGTCGCTGGTGCTGGAACGGGCCTTCCTGCTGCCGGGGCTCGATTGTGGCGCCTGCGGACAGGAGGATTGCGCCGGTCTCGGGCGTATGGTGGTCGCCGGGGACGCCACGCCGCAGGACTGCTGTTCGGTGGAGGGCGACCTCGCCATCACGGTCAACGGCCATGCCGTGGGTCTCAACCCTTTCGTCGAGCGCATCGTGGCGGGGGCCTTGCGAGGGATGCTCGCAGAGCTCAAGGGCTTCACCCCGGGCGGCGATGTCGTCATCCGGATGCCGCGCGGGTGA